One Phaseolus vulgaris cultivar G19833 chromosome 11, P. vulgaris v2.0, whole genome shotgun sequence genomic window carries:
- the LOC137833277 gene encoding rac-like GTP-binding protein RAC1 — translation MSASRFIKCVTVGDGAVGKTCMLISYTSNTFPTDYVPTVFDNFSANVVVDGSTVNLGLWDTAGQEDYNRLRPLSYRGADVFLLAFSLISRASYENVAKKWIPELRHYAPGVPIILVGTKLDLRDDKQFFQDHPSAVPITTGQGEELRKLIGAPVYIECSSKTQQNVKAVFDAAIKVVLQPPKQKKKKRKGQKACSIL, via the exons ATGAGTGCCTCCAGGTTCATCAAGTGTGTCACCGTCGGTGATGGTGCCGTCGGCAAGACTTGCATGCTTATCTCCTACACCAGCAACACTTTCCCAACG GACTATGTGCCGACTGTCTTTGACAATTTCAGTGCAAATGTAGTGGTGGATGGAAGCACTGTGAATCTTGGGTTGTGGGATACTGCTG GCCAAGAAGATTACAACAGATTAAGACCCTTAAGCTATCGTGGAGCAGATGTTTTCCTGCTTGCTTTCTCTCTCATAAGCAGGGCCAGTTATGAAAATGTTGCCAAAAAG TGGATTCCTGAGTTGAGGCATTATGCTCCCGGTGTTCCAATTATTCTTGTTGGAACAAAACTTG ATCTTCGGGATGATAAGCAGTTCTTCCAAGATCATCCTAGCGCAGTGCCCATCACCACAGGACAG GGTGAGGAACTGAGAAAGCTCATCGGTGCTCCAGTTTATATTGAATGTAGTTCAAAAACACAacag aatgtgaaggctgtttttgaTGCGGCCATCAAGGTAGTTCTCCAGCCCCCAAagcagaagaaaaagaagagaaagggGCAAAAGGCATGTTCCATTTTGTGA
- the LOC137833281 gene encoding ubiquitin-conjugating enzyme E2 28-like, translating to MASKRILKELKDLQRDPPTSCSAGPVGEDMFNWQATIIGPNDSPYAGGVFLVIIHFPPDYPFKPPKVAFRTKVFHPNINSNGNICLDILKEQWSPALTISKVLLSICSLLTDPNPDDPLMPEIAHMCKSDKVKYESTARSWTQKYAMG from the exons ATGGCATCCAAGAGAATACTGAAGGAGCTCAAGGACTTGCAGAGAGATCCACCAACTTCATGCAGTGCAG GGCCTGTGGGCGAGGACATGTTCAACTGGCAAGCAACCATCATAGGTCCAAATGACAGTCCTTATGCTGGTGGCGTTTTCCTCGTCATCATCCATTTCCCTCCCGATTATCCCTTCAAACCTCCCAAG GTGGCATTCAGGACCAAGGTGTTCCATCCCAACATTAACAGCAATGGCAATATTTGCCTGGACATACTCAAAGAACAATGGAGTCCTGCTCTCACCATATCGAAG GTGCTGCTCTCTATTTGTTCTCTGCTAACGGATCCAAATCCTGATGACCCTTTGATGCCTGAAATTGCTCACATGTGCAAGAGCGACAAAGTCAAGTATGAGTCCACTGCTAGAAGCTGGACCCAGAAGTATGCCATGGGCTAA
- the LOC137831065 gene encoding protein kinase STUNTED — protein MAVEKRFVLVGIRIDCHCRQLLNWALVKVAEPGDCVVAIHVVKNPDHVSKSNNLIDDYLEVYEGLCGVKKVDLSGQIFYGRSVRNILVREAKKHDALALVVGGRAGLAKYCAKQLPLTTNVLAIQGSRIVYRNCTNEQQPGGLIMDPRPSLKTIGKNLSDKVNQSTFGDSTLEIEKSATKNSLELKEEAFNGVGKAKSRSISMFAGDSAEQKKLGWPLLRGANSGTSQTHNARDMPVVQWVMTLPDRSPCKSPWSSSSEENPFERSISDIDDESSKFSSAPSVELPNGLEEMLRVNSIDCKWFSLEVLQSCTRQFSSENLVGKGGSNRVYKGVLPDGKPVAVKVLHSSKEAWKDFALEVEIISPLRHKNITPLLGICTENNTLISVYDYLPQGSLEENLHGKSKLSWEMRFNVAVRIAEALDYIHREALKPVIHRDVKSSNILLTQGFEPLLSDFGLATWGPTTSSFLTQDVVGTFGYLAPEYFMYGKVSDKIDVYAFGIVLLELISGREPISSAACKGQESLIVWAKPIIDSGDIKGLLDPELEGKYDEVQLQRMVMAASLCITRAARLRPKLNQILKILKGDEKVEYLLNSHGNNEEDSENGENIDDEVYPSSSAELHLSLALLGVDEDNTSQTSTELSYSEHLKEQWSRSSSFN, from the exons ATGGCAGTTGAAAAGAGGTTTGTTTTGGTTGGGATTAGAATTGATTGCCATTGTAGACAGCTTCTCAACTGGGCCCTTGTCAAAGTTGCTGAACCAGGGGATTGTGTTGTAGCAATCCATGTTGTTAAAAATCCAG ATCATGTTTCCAAAAGCAATAATCTGATAGATGACTATTTAGAAGTTTATGAAGGGCTATGTGGTGTTAAGAAG GTAGATCTCAGTGGTCAAATCTTCTATGGAAGATCCGTTCGAAACattcttgttagagaagcaaaAAAACATGATGCTCTGGCTCTAGTGGTAGG GGGTCGAGCTGGCTTAGCTAAATATTGCGCCAAACAACTACCACTCACCACCAATGTTCTAGCCATCCAAGGCTCAAGGATTGTCTATAGGAATTGCACCAACGAACAACAACCAG GTGGTCTTATAATGGATCCAAGACCAAGCTTAAAAACCATAGGAAAAAACTTGAGTGACAAAGTAAACCAGTCTACATTTGGTGACTCCACCCTGGAGATTGAGAAATCAGCAACCAAAAATTCCTTAGAATTGAAGGAAGAAGCATTTAACGGAGTGGGAAAGGCCAAGTCAAGGTCAATATCCATGTTTGCAGGTGATTCAGCTGAGCAGAAGAAGCTCGGGTGGCCTCTACTCCGAGGAGCCAACTCGGGAACGTCACAAACCCATAATGCAAGGGATATGCCAGTAGTACAATGGGTAATGACCTTACCAGATCGTTCACCGTGTAAAAGTCCCTGGTCTTCTTCCTCTGAGGAAAATCCATTTGAAAGGAGCATCAGCGATATTGATGATGAGAGCTCCAAATTTTCTTCAGCTCCATCTGTTGAGCTACCAAATGGCCTAGAGGAGATGCTACGCGTAAATTCAATCGACTGCAAATGGTTCAGCCTTGAAGTTCTGCAGTCTTGCACTAGACAATTTTCTTCAG AAAACTTGGTTGGAAAAGGAGGGAGCAATCGTGTGTACAAAGGAGTCCTGCCTGATGGAAAGCCTGTGGCAGTTAAAGTATTGCATTCATCAAAAGAAGCCTGGAAAGATTTTGCCCTTGAGGTGGAAATAATATCCCCATTGAGGCACAAAAACATTACCCCTCTACTTGGGATTTGCACAGAGAACAATACTTTAATCTCAGTTTATGATTATTTGCCCCAGGGCAGCTTAGAGGAAAATCTGCATG GAAAGAGCAAATTGTCATGGGAAATGAGATTTAATGTGGCAGTTAGGATCGCTGAAGCCCTCGATTACATACACAGGGAAGCTTTGAAGCCTGTTATACATAGAGATGTCAAGTCTTCTAACATTCTTCTTACCCAAGGGTTTGAACCTCTG TTATCTGATTTCGGACTTGCAACATGGGGACCAACAACTTCATCCTTTTTGACTCAAGATGTAGTAGGAACATTTGGTTATCTTGCTCCTGAATACTTCATGTATGGAAAGGTCAGTGACAAGATAGATGTTTATGCCTTTGGTATAGTTCTACTTGAACTAATATCAGGAAGGGAACCAATCAGCTCAGCAGCTTGCAAAGGACAGGAGAGCTTGATCGTGTGG GCAAAACCAATAATAGATAGTGGGGACATTAAAGGCTTATTGGACCCAGAATTAGAAGGGAAATATGATGAGGTACAATTGCAGAGAATGGTTATGGCAGCATCTTTATGCATCACACGGGCTGCTCGACTTCGTCCTAAACTGAATCAG ATACTGAAGATCCTAAAAGGGGATGAGAAAGTTGAATATTTGCTGAACTCGCATGGGAACAATGAGGAGGATTCAGAAAATGGAGAAAACATTGATGATGAAGTGTATCCAAGTTCAAGTGCAGAGTTACACCTGAGTCTTGCTTTACTTGGTGTGGACGAAGACAATACGTCACAAACTAGCACTGAGCTCAGCTATAGTGAGCACTTGAAAGAACAATGGAGCAGGTCATCAAGTTTCAATTAG
- the LOC137831090 gene encoding basic leucine zipper 23-like codes for MDDGELDFSTHEVFSSPNMGELPSSGSMDSFFDELLKDTHACTHTHTCNPPGPDFSHTHTCYHVHTKIVPAPAEDQVATDDTAESAEKKSKKRPLGNKEAVRKYREKKKARAASLEDEVVKLRALNQHLMKKLQSQAGLEAEIARLKCLLVDIRGRIEGEIGSFPYQKSPNANPPAVNLPGSYVMNPCNMQCDDRVYCGADGRIVENVSLDGEEFGGCEFENLQCLANQNLGLKELRACGAGQAGSNVNSSASKRKGGSRAATAS; via the exons ATGGACGACGGCGAGCTTGATTTCTCGACGCATGAAGTGTTTTCGAGTCCGAACATGGGGGAGCTTCCAAGCAGTGGTTCCATGGACAGTTTTTTCGACGAGCTTCTCAAGGACACGCACGCCTGCACGCACACCCACACATGCAACCCTCCCGGGCCCGATTTTTCGCACACTCATACATGCTACCACGTGCACACCAAAATCGTGCCTGCACCTGCTGAGGACCAGGTGGCCACCGATGACACTGCGGAGTCCGCGGAGAAGAAGTCGAAGAAGCGGCCCCTTGGGAACAAAGAGGCGGTTCGGAAGTATCGGGAGAAGAAGAAGGCTCGCGCGGCCTCACTGGAGGACGAGGTTGTGAAATTGAGGGCTCTCAACCAGCATTTGATGAAGAAGTTGCAGAGCCAGGCTGGTTTGGAAGCTGAAATCGCGAGGCTGAAGTGCTTGCTGGTGGACATAAGGGGCCGGATTGAAGGGGAAATTGGGTCCTTTCCGTATCAGAAATCGCCGAACGCGAACCCTCCGGCGGTTAACCTGCCTGGTTCTTATGTGATGAACCCTTGCAACATGCAGTGTGATGATAGGGTGTATTGCGGAGCTGATGGGAGGATCGTGGagaatgtgtcgttagatgGGGAAGAGTTTGGTGGTTGTGAATTTGAGAACTTGCAGTGTCTAGCAAACCAGAATTTGGGGCTCAAGGAGCTTCGTGCATGTGGAGCTGGACAGGCAGGGTCTAATGTAAATTCTTCTGCGTCAAAAAGAAAAG GGGGATCTCGTGCAGCAACAGCCAGTTGA
- the LOC137831082 gene encoding WD-40 repeat-containing protein MSI2-like — MAEEYNEGEVEEEFSVWKKNTPLLYDLFISQPLQWPSLTVHWLPSSPQSHFHPSFNIHKLLLATHTAQGDPNFLMLADASLPIDTSQPIVATDPDHLVLPKVEISQRVAVDGEVNRARSMPQNPSIVAAKTCNSEVYVFDFNKQRGSEFAPDLRLRGHDKEGYGLSWSPFKSGYLLSGSHDHKICLWDVPAASQESVLDAIHVYEGHESAVEDVSWSMKDENLFGSVGDDCKLVIWDLRTNKPQQSVKPHENEVNFLSFSPYNEWILATASSDTTVGLFDTRKLEIPLHVLSSHSDEVFQVEWDPNHETVLASSGADRRLMVWDLNRVGDEQIEGDGEGGPPELLFSHGGHKAKISDFSWNINQPWVISSVAEDNSFHVWQMGESIYNDGDDDNMWTASD, encoded by the exons ATGGCGGAAGAGTACAATGAAGGTGAAGTCGAAGAAGAGTTCTCCGTTTGGAAGAAGAACACTCCTCTGTTGTACGATTTGTTCATTTCTCAGCCCCTTCAATGGCCCTCTCTCACCGTTCACTGGCTTCCTTCCTCTCCCCAATCCCACTTCCATCCTTCCTTCAATATCCACAAACTCCTCCTTGCCACTCACACTGCCCAGGGCGATCCCAATTTCCTCATGCTCGCCGACGCATCTCTCCCCATCGACACCTCACAACCCATAGTTGCCACCGACCCTGACCACCTGGTTCTCCCCAAG GTAGAAATTTCTCAAAGGGTTGCTGTTGATGGGGAGGTGAATCGAGCGCGTTCTATGCCGCAGAACCCTTCTATTGTAGCTGCAAAGACATGTAATTCCGAGGTTTATGTGTTTGATTTCAACAAGCAGCGCGGGAGCGAGTTTGCCCCTGATTTGAGGTTAAGGGGTCATGATAAAGAGGGCTATGGCTTGTCTTGGAGCCCTTTTAAGAGTGGGTATCTTTTGAGTGGTTCGCATGACCATAAGATTTGCTTGTGGGATGTGCCTGCTGCTTCTCAAGAGAGTGTGCTTGATGCAATTCATGTTTACGAG GGTCATGAGAGTGCGGTTGAAGATGTGTCCTGGAGTATGAAGGATGAGAATCTGTTTGGATCTGTTGGAGATGACTGTAAATTGGTCATTTGGGACTTACGGACTAACAAACCCCAACAATCAGTCAAGCCACATGAAAATGAG GTTAACTTTCTTTCATTTAGTCCATATAATGAATGGATTTTGGCCACAGCATCTTCAGATACAACTGTTGGTCTCTTTGATACTCGGAAGCTGGAAATTCCACTACATGTTTTAAGTAGCCACAG CGATGAAGTATTCCAGGTTGAGTGGGATCCTAATCACGAGACTGTGTTGGCATCATCTGGCGCTGACAGACGGCTGATGGTTTGGGACCTTAATAG GGTCGGAGATGAGCAGATAGAGGGAGATGGTGAGGGTGGCCCTCCTGAACTACTCTTCTCTCACGGGGGTCACAAAGCGAAAATATCAGATTTTTCATGGAACATAAATCAGCCATGGGTTATCTCAAGTGTAGCTGAGGACAATTCTTTCCATGTATGGCAAATGGGAGAGAGCATTTACAATGATGGAGACGATGACAACATGTGGACGGCCAGTGATTAA
- the LOC137818489 gene encoding heavy metal-associated isoprenylated plant protein 26-like translates to MGALDHISDLFDCSHTSSKLKKKRKQFQTVEVKVKMDCEGCERKVKKSVEGMKGVTQVEVDRKASKVTVSGYVEPSKVVSHIAHRTGKRAELWPYVPYDVVAHPYAPGVYDKKAPSGYVRNADVDPRLSNLARASSTEVRYTTAFSDDNPAACVVM, encoded by the exons ATGGGTGCTCTGGATCACATCTCTGACCTCTTTGACTGCTCCCACACCAGCTCCAAACTGAAGAAGAAGCGGAAACAATTTCAG ACGGTGGAGGTGAAAGTGAAGATGGACTGTgaagggtgcgagaggaaggtgaAGAAATCGGTGGAGGGAATGAAAGGGGTCACTCAGGTGGAGGTGGATCGCAAGGCCAGCAAGGTCACTGTTTCCGGCTACGTTGAACCCTCTAAGGTTGTGTCCCACATCGCTCACCGTACCGGAAAGAGAGCGGAGCTATGGCCTTACGTCCCGTACGACGTCGTTGCGCACCCTTACGCGCCTGGTGTCTACGACAAGAAAGCGCCCTCCGGGTACGTGCGAAACGCCGACGTTGACCCTCGTCTGTCTAACCTCGCACGTGCCAGCTCCACCGAGGTCCGGTACACCACCGCCTTCAGCGACGACAACCCCGCCGCGTGTGTCGTTATGTGA